One Solanum lycopersicum chromosome 2, SLM_r2.1 genomic region harbors:
- the LOC101256929 gene encoding subtilisin-like protease SBT1.5, with product MASPPSHTLQLFFTFSFFLTLTLTLAQKQSYIIRVQNDFKPSVFSDVEHWYSSTLSTLRYDSLKSSDHEDHKEDFIHVYKTVFHGFSAKLTAQEAQQLANYDGVLSVLPDRLRQLHTTRSPHFMGLDSPSTMFNLVTESDSGSNVVIGVLDTGIWPERSSFHDQGMGPIPSFWKGECTEGENFTKANCNKKIIGARYFTSGYLAKIGSMNSSADIKSARDTEGHGTHTASTAAGRAVGDASFLGFAKGVAVGIAPKARIAAYKVCWKRGCMDSDILAGFDKAVEDGVNIISISIGGSAVPYNLDPIAIGSFGAMEKGVFVSASAGNEGPRSMSVTNVAPWITTVGASTIDRRFPADLVLGNGKKITGSSIYRGDRLHDINHFQHLPLIYGGNASVGLRNGARHSSSFSSAACMPDSLDKELVRGKIVVCDRGGTPRVSKGEIVKDAGGVGVVVANVFPMGEGLVADAHLIPGLGVTESSGNLIRDYINSNANPTATMTFYETQVGIKPAPVVASFSSRGPSAESTFVLKPDVIAPGVNILAAWPDGVAPTELSSDQRHTQFNIASGTSMSCPHVSGLAALLKGAHPYWSPAMIRSALMTTAYTQDQQGNALLDETSYNISTTTDMGAGHVDPEKAVDPGLVYDITTDDYLNFLCASNYSGRDIKQITKRSAKCRGKHDHKPWNMNYPAISVVIYTTQLQEPAIVQVTRTVTHVGEAPSTYTLSVTNPKGVNITVTPTSMNFREKGEKQSYVVRIKAEKRTVTSLNSVIEVGKLDWSNGKQHVVSPLVVVWKQVL from the coding sequence ATGGCTTCTCCTCCATCTCACActcttcaacttttttttactttttctttcttcttaacATTAACACTTACTCTTGCTCAAAAACAATCCTACATTATTAGAGTTCAAAATGACTTCAAACCTTCTGTTTTTTCCGATGTTGAGCACTGGTATAGTTCTACACTTAGTACCCTAAGGTACGATTCTCTTAAAAGTAGTGATCATGAGGATCACAAAGAGGATTTCATTCATGTCTATAAAACTGTTTTTCATGGCTTCTCTGCAAAACTCACTGCACAAGAGGCCCAACAATTGGCTAATTACGATGGGGTTCTTTCAGTTTTACCTGACCGTCTTCGACAACTTCATACTACTCGTTCACCTCATTTTATGGGATTGGATTCACCTTCTACCATGTTTAATCTTGTAACTGAATCTGATTCTGGTTCTAATGTTGTGATCGGTGTACTCGATACCGGGATATGGCCAGAACGATCGAGTTTTCATGATCAGGGGATGGGACCTATTCCCTCGTTTTGGAAAGGGGAGTGTACTGAGGGTGAAAATTTTACAAAAGCTAATTGCAATAAGAAAATCATTGGAGCTAGGTATTTTACATCTGGGTATCTGGCGAAAATTGGGAGTATGAATTCCTCTGCTGATATAAAGTCTGCTAGAGATACCGAGGGGCATGGAACGCACACTGCGTCCACGGCAGCTGGTAGAGCTGTCGGGGATGCTTCGTTCCTGGGATTTGCTAAAGGGGTTGCGGTTGGTATAGCACCCAAGGCGCGGATTGCTGCGTATAAAGTTTGTTGGAAAAGGGGTTGTATGGATTCTGATATTTTAGCTGGATTTGATAAAGCTGTGGAGGATGGTGTTAACATTATTTCGATTTCTATAGGTGGTAGTGCTGTTCCTTATAATCTCGATCCGATAGCAATAGGATCCTTTGGAGCAATGGAGAAGGGTGTTTTTGTCTCTGCTTCAGCAGGCAATGAAGGTCCTAGATCAATGAGCGTAACGAATGTAGCTCCGTGGATTACAACCGTGGGAGCTAGCACGATTGATAGAAGATTTCCGGCTGATCTTGTTCTAGGAAATGGAAAGAAAATCACTGGTTCATCGATATATAGAGGTGATCGTTTACATGACATTAACCATTTTCAACATTTACCCTTAATTTATGGTGGTAATGCTTCAGTGGGTTTACGAAATGGTGCTAGACATTCTAGTAGTTTTTCTTCAGCAGCGTGTATGCCTGATTCTCTAGATAAAGAACTTGTACGTGGGAAGATTGTGGTCTGTGATCGCGGTGGAACTCCAAGAGTGTCAAAAGGAGAGATCGTTAAGGATGCCGGTGGTGTTGGAGTAGTTGTAGCAAACGTATTCCCCATGGGAGAAGGCCTAGTTGCAGATGCACACTTGATCCCTGGTCTAGGGGTGACTGAGTCATCCGGTAACCTCATTCGTGATTACATTAACTCCAACGCCAATCCAACAGCCACTATGACTTTCTACGAAACTCAAGTTGGGATAAAACCAGCACCTGTAGTTGCATCTTTCTCTTCAAGAGGACCTAGCGCGGAGTCTACTTTTGTTCTCAAGCCGGATGTGATTGCACCTGGAGTTAACATCTTAGCTGCTTGGCCTGATGGTGTGGCACCTACTGAGCTATCATCTGACCAACGCCACACCCAATTCAATATTGCTTCAGGAACATCTATGTCGTGTCCACATGTATCCGGTTTAGCAGCTTTACTCAAAGGAGCTCACCCATACTGGTCACCAGCAATGATTCGTTCCGCTCTCATGACAACTGCATACACCCAAGATCAACAAGGCAATGCATTACTAGACGAAACATCCTACAACATTTCAACCACAACGGACATGGGTGCAGGGCATGTTGATCCGGAGAAGGCTGTTGATCCTGGATTGGTTTACGACATAACAACCGATGattatttgaactttttatgCGCGTCTAATTATAGTGGTAGGGATATTAAACAGATTACAAAGAGATCAGCTAAGTGCAGAGGGAAGCATGATCATAAGCCTTGGAATATGAATTATCCAGCAATCTCAGTAGTTATTTATACGACGCAATTGCAGGAACCAGCAATAGTACAAGTGACAAGGACTGTGACACATGTTGGTGAGGCACCATCAACCTACACATTATCAGTGACAAATCCAAAAGGTGTGAACATAACAGTAACTCCGACGAGTATGAATTTTAGAGAAAAGGGTGAGAAACAAAGCTATGTGGTTCGAATTAAGGCTGAGAAACGGACTGTTACAAGCTTAAACTCAGTGATTGAAGTAGGGAAGTTAGATTGGTCAAACGGGAAACAACATGTGGTTTCCCCTCTTGTTGTCGTTTGGAAACAAGTGTTATGA